One segment of Trichlorobacter ammonificans DNA contains the following:
- the gabD gene encoding NADP-dependent succinate-semialdehyde dehydrogenase, whose protein sequence is MLTLSDPALLRQQCYLNGQWLHADTDGTIDVVNPADGRIIGTVPRMGTSETRRAIEAAHVAFPEWRARTAKERAAILRRWFELIMANQEDLAVIMTAEQGKPLAESRGEIAYAASFIEWFAEEGKRVYGDTIPGYARDKRIVVTKEPIGVCAAITPWNFPAAMITRKAGPALAAGCTMVVKPATATPFSALALAELGERAGIPAGVFSVITGSSKQIGDEMTGNPLVRKLTFTGSTEIGKQLTAQCAGTMKKVSMELGGNAPFIVFDDADLDAAVEGAVASKYRNTGQTCVCTNRLLVQAGVYDAFVEKLAAAVARMRVGNGLTDEVQQGPLIDEASVQKVEEHIADAVAKGATIRLGGKRHPLGGTFFEPTILCNVTPEMLVAREETFGPLAPIFRFTSEEEAMRMANDTEFGLASYFYTRDIGRVWRVAEALEYGMVGINTGLLSTEVAPFGGVKESGLGREGSHYGIDEFVEVKYLCMGGI, encoded by the coding sequence GTGCTCACACTTTCCGATCCCGCGCTTCTGCGGCAGCAGTGCTACCTGAACGGCCAGTGGCTGCATGCCGACACGGATGGCACCATCGACGTCGTCAACCCGGCTGATGGCCGGATTATCGGCACCGTCCCCCGCATGGGCACCTCTGAAACCCGTCGCGCCATCGAGGCCGCCCATGTCGCCTTTCCGGAGTGGCGGGCCCGCACCGCCAAGGAACGTGCAGCCATCCTGCGCCGCTGGTTCGAGCTGATCATGGCCAACCAGGAAGACCTGGCCGTCATCATGACCGCCGAACAGGGGAAGCCCCTGGCCGAATCCCGCGGCGAGATCGCCTATGCCGCCTCCTTCATCGAATGGTTCGCCGAGGAGGGGAAGCGGGTGTACGGCGACACCATCCCCGGCTATGCCCGTGACAAGCGGATTGTAGTCACCAAGGAGCCGATCGGGGTCTGCGCCGCCATCACCCCGTGGAACTTCCCCGCCGCCATGATCACCCGCAAGGCCGGTCCGGCCCTGGCTGCCGGCTGCACCATGGTGGTCAAGCCGGCCACCGCCACACCGTTCTCCGCCCTTGCCCTGGCGGAGCTGGGGGAGCGGGCCGGCATCCCGGCCGGCGTCTTCAGCGTGATCACCGGTTCCTCCAAGCAGATCGGCGACGAGATGACCGGCAACCCCCTGGTGCGCAAGCTGACCTTCACCGGCTCCACCGAGATCGGCAAGCAACTAACCGCCCAGTGCGCCGGCACCATGAAGAAGGTTTCCATGGAACTGGGGGGGAACGCCCCCTTCATCGTCTTTGACGACGCCGACCTGGACGCCGCCGTGGAGGGGGCCGTGGCCTCCAAGTACCGCAACACCGGCCAGACCTGCGTCTGCACCAACCGCCTGCTGGTGCAGGCTGGTGTCTACGACGCCTTTGTCGAAAAACTGGCCGCGGCCGTGGCCCGCATGCGGGTCGGCAACGGCCTGACCGACGAGGTCCAGCAGGGGCCGCTGATCGACGAAGCCTCGGTGCAGAAGGTTGAGGAGCATATCGCCGATGCCGTTGCCAAGGGTGCCACCATCCGGCTGGGGGGCAAGCGCCACCCCCTGGGGGGGACCTTCTTCGAGCCCACCATCCTCTGCAACGTCACCCCCGAAATGCTGGTGGCCCGGGAAGAAACCTTCGGCCCGCTGGCGCCGATCTTCCGCTTCACCAGCGAGGAGGAGGCGATGCGGATGGCCAACGACACCGAGTTCGGCCTGGCCTCCTACTTCTACACCCGTGACATCGGTCGGGTCTGGCGAGTGGCCGAGGCGCTTGAGTACGGCATGGTGGGAATCAATACCGGTCTGCTCTCCACCGAGGTGGCCCCCTTCGGTGGGGTCAAGGAATCGGGTCTCGGTCGGGAAGGTTCCCACTACGGCATCGACGAGTTCGTGGAAGTCAAATATCTCTGCATGGGCGGCATCTGA
- a CDS encoding putative bifunctional diguanylate cyclase/phosphodiesterase, translating to MNRFHFSLRARITLAVTGLVLLLMLGTALLTVEQVFREYSRILKDTPVAAESVTPEHFTVILQTARHRFLAATAIGTALVALLVTLLVRLLTRPLTVLTRHMQQLPQKSGDDRYLHLTERDDIGQLAAAFNTMIEELERHCRAVQENEQRYRIVTESAADFTYWQRPDGSFEFASPACKDVTGYSREELASRPELLLEMIHPADRGITAPLHITADSDACCISDEIEYRIITRDGTVRWVRHAFQPIYDEQGNCLGRRGSSTDITERKQLAEQVSHLVLHDLLTGLPNRSLFTDRLSLALTTQQSRSNASTITAVLFFGIDRFKLINDTLGHDTGDRILIMTAERLRKMLHTGDTLCRFGGDVFAMILPERESRHEAITMSYRILACLTEPFRLSGQQVTLTGSIGIAVSPEDGTDSDTLLKGAETAMYEAKRSGKNCFRFYAREMNFQAVQLLKLDNSMPISLDRGDFYLHYQPQLDLKSGTVIGVEALLRWRHPELGMIPPDRFIPLAEENGFITRLGAWVLKTACMQAASWQRHGLPPLRVAVNISSRQFSEPDFVDLVSTTLTGCGLNADLLELELTESLLVSNEQQVARKLQGLKAMGIHLAIDDFGTGYSSLSYLKHFPLDRLKIDKSFVNDILSDPDDAAITEAIIGMAHALKLKVIAEGVETREQLLFLEDRGCDEMQGYYLSRPLSEHDLIGFMKSRETDVP from the coding sequence ATGAACCGCTTTCACTTCTCGCTGCGCGCACGGATTACCCTGGCAGTCACCGGCCTGGTCCTGCTGCTGATGCTGGGCACGGCCCTGCTCACTGTGGAGCAGGTCTTCCGGGAATACAGCCGCATTCTGAAAGACACCCCGGTTGCCGCCGAGAGCGTCACGCCGGAACACTTCACCGTCATCCTGCAGACCGCCCGCCATCGTTTCCTGGCCGCCACCGCCATCGGCACCGCCCTGGTGGCCCTGCTGGTCACCCTGCTGGTTCGCCTGCTCACCCGCCCCCTGACCGTACTGACCAGGCACATGCAGCAGCTGCCGCAGAAAAGCGGGGATGATCGCTACCTGCACCTGACGGAACGCGACGACATCGGCCAGTTGGCCGCCGCTTTCAACACCATGATCGAGGAGCTGGAGCGGCACTGCCGGGCCGTACAGGAAAACGAGCAACGGTACCGCATCGTTACCGAGTCGGCCGCCGACTTTACCTACTGGCAGCGTCCTGACGGCAGCTTCGAGTTCGCCTCCCCCGCCTGCAAGGACGTCACCGGCTACAGTCGCGAGGAACTCGCCTCCCGCCCCGAATTGCTGCTGGAGATGATCCACCCCGCCGACCGCGGCATCACCGCACCGCTGCATATTACGGCGGATAGCGACGCCTGCTGTATCTCCGACGAAATTGAATACCGGATCATCACCAGGGACGGAACCGTCCGCTGGGTACGTCACGCCTTCCAGCCGATCTACGATGAACAGGGCAACTGCCTGGGACGGCGGGGAAGCAGCACCGACATCACTGAACGGAAACAGTTGGCGGAACAGGTTTCCCACCTGGTGCTGCACGATCTGCTCACCGGCCTGCCCAACCGTTCACTGTTCACCGACCGCCTTTCCCTTGCGCTCACCACCCAGCAGAGCCGCAGCAATGCCTCCACCATCACCGCAGTCCTGTTTTTCGGTATCGACCGTTTCAAACTGATCAACGACACCCTGGGACACGACACCGGCGATCGCATCCTGATCATGACCGCCGAGCGGCTGCGCAAGATGCTGCATACCGGCGACACTCTCTGCCGCTTCGGCGGCGACGTCTTCGCCATGATCCTGCCCGAGCGGGAGAGCCGGCACGAAGCGATCACCATGTCCTACCGCATTCTGGCCTGCCTGACCGAACCGTTCCGCCTGTCCGGTCAGCAGGTCACCCTTACCGGCAGCATCGGCATCGCGGTCAGCCCGGAAGACGGCACCGACTCCGACACCCTGCTGAAGGGCGCCGAAACCGCCATGTACGAAGCCAAGCGCAGCGGCAAGAACTGCTTCCGGTTCTATGCGCGGGAGATGAACTTCCAGGCGGTGCAGTTGCTGAAACTGGACAACAGCATGCCGATCAGTCTTGACCGGGGTGACTTCTACCTGCACTACCAGCCGCAGCTCGATCTGAAGAGCGGCACGGTCATCGGCGTTGAGGCGCTCCTGCGCTGGCGGCACCCCGAGCTGGGCATGATCCCCCCGGACCGCTTTATCCCCCTGGCCGAGGAAAACGGCTTCATTACCCGACTGGGGGCCTGGGTACTCAAGACCGCCTGCATGCAGGCCGCCTCGTGGCAGCGACACGGCCTGCCGCCGCTGCGGGTAGCGGTCAACATCTCCAGCCGCCAGTTCAGCGAACCTGATTTCGTTGACCTGGTATCCACCACCCTGACCGGCTGCGGTCTGAATGCCGATCTGCTGGAGCTGGAACTGACCGAAAGCCTGCTGGTCAGCAACGAACAGCAGGTTGCCCGCAAACTGCAGGGGCTGAAAGCCATGGGGATTCACCTGGCCATCGACGACTTCGGCACCGGCTACTCCTCCCTCTCCTACCTGAAGCATTTCCCGCTTGACCGTCTGAAGATCGACAAATCCTTTGTCAACGACATCCTGAGCGATCCGGACGATGCCGCCATCACCGAGGCGATCATCGGCATGGCCCACGCGCTGAAGCTGAAGGTGATCGCTGAAGGGGTTGAAACCAGGGAGCAGCTGTTGTTCCTGGAGGATCGGGGATGTGACGAGATGCAGGGGTACTACTTGAGCCGGCCCCTGTCGGAACACGACCTGATCGGCTTCATGAAGAGCCGCGAAACGGACGTCCCCTGA
- the rnhA gene encoding ribonuclease HI, giving the protein MTEVELFCDGACSGNPGPGGYGTILRCRGVEKELSGNAPETTNNRMELTAALEGLLHLTRPCRVTVTTDSQYLVKGMTEWLAGWQRNNWKNSKKEPVLNRDLWERLVQAAAPHQVTWQWVRGHAGHAENERCDALAREAIAQLRP; this is encoded by the coding sequence CTGACCGAGGTGGAGCTGTTCTGCGACGGTGCCTGCAGCGGCAATCCCGGTCCCGGCGGCTACGGCACCATCCTGCGCTGCCGTGGCGTGGAAAAGGAATTGTCCGGTAATGCGCCGGAGACTACCAACAACCGGATGGAGCTGACCGCGGCCCTGGAGGGGCTGCTGCACCTGACCCGCCCTTGCCGGGTGACGGTGACGACCGATTCCCAGTACCTGGTGAAGGGGATGACCGAGTGGTTGGCCGGGTGGCAACGCAATAACTGGAAGAACAGCAAGAAAGAGCCGGTGCTGAACCGGGATCTCTGGGAGCGGCTGGTGCAGGCCGCCGCCCCGCATCAGGTGACCTGGCAGTGGGTGCGGGGGCATGCCGGCCACGCCGAGAACGAGCGCTGCGACGCCCTGGCCCGGGAAGCAATCGCGCAGCTGCGGCCCTGA